DNA from Rhizobacter sp. J219:
TGCCCGATTCGAAGCCCGCGATGCCCTGCTCGGCGATCGTCGGCACCTCGGGCAGCAACGGCACGCGCGACTTCTTCGACACGCCCAGCACCTTGAGCTTGCCCGACTGCACGAAGGGCAGCGTCGCGAGCATGCCGTTCATCACCACGTGCGTCTGGCCGGCGACGGTGTCACCCACCGCCTGCGAACCGCCCTTGTACGGGATGTACTCCCACTTGGCCTTCGTCGCCTTCTCGACGGCCACGCCGGCCAGGTGCGGCGCGCTGCCCATCGCGGTGACGGCGAAGTCGATCTTTTCCTTCTGCGACAGCGCGACCAGTTCCTTCAGGTTGTTGGCCTTCACCGACGGGTGCACCACCAGCAGGTGCGGCGAGTAGGCGAGCATCGAGACACCGCGCAGGTCTTTCGACGGGTCGTACGGCAGCTTCAGGTAGACCGAGGGCGAAATCGCGAGCGCCCCCACGTCGCACAGCAGCAGCGTGTGGCCGTCGGTGCTCTTGGCGACGAAGTCGGTGCCGGTGTTGCCGTTGGCGCCGGGCTTGTTGTCCACGATGACCGTCTGCTTCAGCGCTTCCGACAGCGGCTGGCTGATGGCGCGGGCAATGATGTCGGACGAGCCGCCCGGCGGGTAGGGCACCACGATGCGCAGCGGCTTGTCGGGCCAGCCCTGGGCGAGCGCGGAAGCGGAAGACGCGGCCAGCACGGCGGCGGCGAGCAAGGGCTTGAGCATGTGGTCTCCTGGTGTGGGGCGGTGGATCTGCCTTGTTGTATGTCATCGTACAACTGAGCGAGTGACCCTGCAATGCGTAGTGCCCACATCACGCCCCCGCAGGCGCGAAGGCGGTTCAGCCCTGCCCGGCGGCCATCGCGCGCCGGCGGCGCTCGCGGCTGTTGGTGAGGTGGGTGCGCATCGCCGCGCGGGCCGCTTCGGCGTCTTGCGCGGCGATGGCGTCGTAGATGCTTTCGTGCTCGCGGTGCACGCGCCGCAGGTACTCCAGGCGCTCGGCGTCCTCGGAACGCTCGGGCTGCAGGCGCACGCGGGGAATGGCGGTGATGCCCAACGCGCCGATCAGGTCGGCATAGCGCGGGTTCTGAGTGGCTTTCGAGAGCCGGAGTGGAAGACGAAGTCAGCCGCGACCGCATCACGCCCCGCCTCCACCGCGGCACCGAATTCATCGAGCGCCTGGCGCATCACCGCCAGGTTCTCGTCGGTGCGCCGCTGCGCGGCGAGTGCCGCAGCTTCGGTCTCCACGCCGATGCGCAGCTCGAGCACTGCGATCACGTCGCGCAGCGTGGCGAGCTGCTCGGGGCCGACGCGGAAGCCACTCGCATCGCCGAGGCCGACGACGAAGGTGCCGATGCCGTGGCGCGTCTGCACCACGCCCGAGGCCTGCAGCTTCGACAGGGCCTCGCGCACCACGGTGCGGCTGACGCCGAAAGTTTCCATGATGGCCGCCTCGGTCGGCAGCTTGGCGCCGATCTCCAGCGCACCGGCGCGCACTTGCTCGGTGAGGGCATCGACGAGGTCCAGCGCCAGGTTGCGGGGTTTGGAGCGCTTGCTGGCCGCGGCGGGCAGGTTCATTCGGGGCGGGACACTGGTTGTATGACGACGTGAATGTAGCGCGGCCCGGCACGCTGCGCTGCCGGGCCAGACCCTCAGAACATGATCACGGTGTCGCGGTCACCGGCGACACATACGAGATCAGCCGCCCCATGTTCGCCACCCAGTTGGCGGTGGAGATGCCCAGCGGCTGCTCCCTCACCACGTAGGGGTCGATGCGCGGCGGGTCGGCCGCGTCGTAGGGCGAGGTGTCGTACACGTCGCCCACGTGCTTGCTCATGTACTCGTTGCCCAGGTGCGGCGTCGAAGGGCCGTTGCCCTTGTACGGGTTGGTGACCTGCGGCAGCCGCGTGAGCCAGTGGTTCTTGCTGCCGAGGTCGTCGACCACCGCCTGCGCCTGCGCTTCGGTCACGCTCGGCGTGGTCATCACCGCGCCCACGTAGAGGTCGGCGAAGTCGACCTCGCGGATCGAGAAGTACTTCGGCAACGCACGCGCCTTTTTGTTGTGCAGTGGCGAACGCGCCACCAGGTCGGCCACCTGCGCATCGGTCATCGCGTTCAGCTGCTCGTAGGTGGCGCGCATGCCGGCGATGTTGATGTTGCGGCCGGCCGAGTAGTGGCTCGGCGTCGCGCGGTGGTCGCTGCTGAAGTAGTAGGCGCCGTTCCAGATGTTGGAGCCGTAGCGGTGCACGAAGCGGCCCTGGTTGGTGCCGAGTTCGATGAAGGTCGGGTGCGTGCGGCCACCGCCCAGCAGCGGGTTGTCGGCAATCTGCTGCGGCGTCAGGCGGCAGGTCTCCAACCACGCCAGCGCCTCCGGCACCCGCGCCAGGTACTTGCGGTCGCCGGTGAGGCGGAAGTAGTTGAAGAGCTGCTGCACGTTGGTCTGCGTGGTGTGCGTGGCCAGCGAGCGCGGCTCGTAGCTGCGCGCACCGGCGGGCGCGCCGGCGGGGCGGCCGCCTCGGTCGGTGGCCAGGTGCTGCAGGCCCCAGCCGGCCTGCGGGCCGGGCTGCTGCAGGCGGCGCAAGCACTCCATCGCGCGGTGGATGTAGGGCACGAGGTGCGTCGCGCCCAGGCCCACCACGCACATCAGCAGGAACTTGATGTTCTCGCCGGCCACGTCGTCGTTGAAGGTGACCATCGTGGTGTAGTCGCCGTCTTCCATGCCCTGCTGGGCCCCGGCGGGCAGCTGCTCGGGGTTGGGCAGCGGCATCGACGAGATCGCGTTCGGGTTCACCGGCCAGCGCTGCGGCCAGCCGCCATCGGCCACGCCGCCCTTGAACTGCGCCGCCAGCACGAAGCCGATCGCCTTCAGCACCGGCACGAGGAAGCGCGGGTCGCGTTTCTCGAGGTACATGCGCAGCAGGAACTGCGACGACACCGCCGTGCCCGCGTCGTCGAAGGTTGCGTTGCCGTAGTAGTGCTGGAACTCCTCGAGCCGCCAGCCGTTGGCGCCGATGGTCGTGTACCACTGGCGCAGCGAGCGTTCGCCTGCGAAGTCGTAGATGTAGTTCCAGCCCCCGGCCGGGTGCTGGGCCTCGACGAGGGCCCGCGCGGTGCGGTGCGCGGCCTCGTAAAAGTATTCCGAGCCGGTCGCGTGATACGCGTCGAGGAAGGCGTGGCCGGCGGTCGGCGTGCCGGGCGGCTGGATCCAGCACATGGTGCGCTTGGCCTCCATCTCGCCCCAGACGGTCGAGAAGTCGGGCAGGTACTGCCACACGTAGCCGCCGCGGTACGACACGGTCTCATTCATGAACTTCGCGGCGCGTTTCATCGCGTCGAGCGCGGCTGCCCGCGTGCCGGTGGCCGGCGGCGGCGGCGTCGTGCCGGCCTGCAGGGCCTCGGCACGTTCGCCCTCGGCCACCGTCGCCTGCGCCTCGTCCTCGCCCCCGCCACAGGCGGTCAGCGCCGCCGGGGCCAGGCTGGACATCACAAACATTCTTCGTTGCATGGGGTTGTCTCCTCTGTGGGTTGATCTACGTTGTCAGTCATCGTATGACTGAGCGGCGGAGTGTGCGTTTGAGCACAACTTTTCGCCAAGCGGTGACCCCTCCGTGCAGCGGGGC
Protein-coding regions in this window:
- a CDS encoding tripartite tricarboxylate transporter substrate binding protein gives rise to the protein MLKPLLAAAVLAASSASALAQGWPDKPLRIVVPYPPGGSSDIIARAISQPLSEALKQTVIVDNKPGANGNTGTDFVAKSTDGHTLLLCDVGALAISPSVYLKLPYDPSKDLRGVSMLAYSPHLLVVHPSVKANNLKELVALSQKEKIDFAVTAMGSAPHLAGVAVEKATKAKWEYIPYKGGSQAVGDTVAGQTHVVMNGMLATLPFVQSGKLKVLGVSKKSRVPLLPEVPTIAEQGIAGFESGTWQGVLMPAATPPAVVSRVATELARIIQSPEIQQRLASQGAEVALIAPADFGPFFERERAKWAKVVAEGNVKLD
- a CDS encoding pectate lyase encodes the protein MSSLAPAALTACGGGEDEAQATVAEGERAEALQAGTTPPPPATGTRAAALDAMKRAAKFMNETVSYRGGYVWQYLPDFSTVWGEMEAKRTMCWIQPPGTPTAGHAFLDAYHATGSEYFYEAAHRTARALVEAQHPAGGWNYIYDFAGERSLRQWYTTIGANGWRLEEFQHYYGNATFDDAGTAVSSQFLLRMYLEKRDPRFLVPVLKAIGFVLAAQFKGGVADGGWPQRWPVNPNAISSMPLPNPEQLPAGAQQGMEDGDYTTMVTFNDDVAGENIKFLLMCVVGLGATHLVPYIHRAMECLRRLQQPGPQAGWGLQHLATDRGGRPAGAPAGARSYEPRSLATHTTQTNVQQLFNYFRLTGDRKYLARVPEALAWLETCRLTPQQIADNPLLGGGRTHPTFIELGTNQGRFVHRYGSNIWNGAYYFSSDHRATPSHYSAGRNINIAGMRATYEQLNAMTDAQVADLVARSPLHNKKARALPKYFSIREVDFADLYVGAVMTTPSVTEAQAQAVVDDLGSKNHWLTRLPQVTNPYKGNGPSTPHLGNEYMSKHVGDVYDTSPYDAADPPRIDPYVVREQPLGISTANWVANMGRLISYVSPVTATP